The proteins below are encoded in one region of Micromonospora sp. DSM 45708:
- a CDS encoding DUF190 domain-containing protein has product MNELGLTRMVKVEVVTRADDADAVRTLLHASGVSGWTSLSGVSGFGHHGTHEGRLLFNDRAGLVMVIAVLPHGRAEPVVTGLRDILAERPGVMFVSDAWVSRPEYFGADRAAE; this is encoded by the coding sequence ATGAACGAACTGGGACTGACCCGCATGGTCAAGGTGGAGGTCGTCACGCGCGCCGACGACGCCGACGCCGTCCGCACCCTGCTGCACGCCTCCGGGGTGAGCGGCTGGACGAGCCTGAGCGGCGTCTCCGGCTTCGGCCACCACGGCACCCACGAGGGCCGGCTGCTCTTCAACGACCGGGCCGGGCTCGTCATGGTCATCGCCGTGCTCCCGCACGGCCGGGCCGAGCCGGTGGTCACCGGCCTGCGCGACATCCTGGCCGAGCGGCCCGGCGTGATGTTCGTCAGCGACGCCTGGGTCAGCCGGCCCGAGTACTTCGGCGCCGACCGCGCGGCGGAGTGA
- a CDS encoding sensor histidine kinase, which yields MGRLARWRRMARAHPTVTDALLAALLFVVSLLPVNPPGGPPRDPLTVGAVLLALAGCGALVLRRRHPLPVLVLVTAAAATALLVQQARGPFVLTVALAAYTVATRTDRRTAVAAGAASGLVLGGGAVVALGVGWLDPAVVVLLLWFGVAVAAGDAVRSRRAYVAVLEERARRAERTREEEARRRVVEERLRIARELHDVVAHQIALINVQAGVAGHLLRERPDAAEEALGHVRSAARTVLDELAVLLGLLRRGEPDAPTEPAPGLGRLDALVDGFAAAQPVRWTLTGRPRPLPGAVDVAAYRIVQESLTNAHRHAPGATVTVGVAYTATGVVVEIRDDGPGPSGPGDPGTGLGLLGMRERAEAVGGAFHAGAGPAGGFRVRAELPAPIPQEVA from the coding sequence ATGGGACGCCTCGCGCGGTGGCGTCGGATGGCCCGGGCACACCCGACCGTGACCGATGCGCTGCTGGCCGCGCTGCTCTTCGTGGTCAGCCTGCTCCCGGTGAACCCGCCCGGTGGCCCGCCGCGCGACCCGCTGACGGTCGGCGCGGTGCTGCTCGCGCTGGCCGGCTGCGGCGCGCTGGTGCTGCGCCGCCGCCATCCGTTACCGGTGCTCGTCCTGGTCACCGCCGCGGCGGCGACCGCGCTGCTGGTGCAACAGGCGCGAGGGCCGTTCGTGCTGACCGTGGCGCTGGCCGCGTACACGGTGGCGACCCGGACCGACCGACGGACCGCGGTGGCGGCCGGCGCGGCGAGCGGCCTGGTGCTCGGCGGCGGCGCGGTCGTCGCGCTCGGGGTGGGCTGGCTGGACCCGGCGGTCGTGGTGCTGCTGCTCTGGTTCGGCGTCGCGGTGGCGGCCGGCGACGCGGTACGCAGCCGGCGGGCCTACGTGGCGGTGCTGGAGGAGCGGGCACGGCGGGCCGAGCGGACCCGCGAGGAGGAGGCCCGCCGCCGGGTGGTGGAGGAGCGGCTGCGGATCGCCCGGGAGCTGCACGACGTGGTGGCCCACCAGATCGCGTTGATCAACGTGCAGGCCGGGGTGGCCGGGCACCTGCTGCGGGAGCGGCCCGACGCGGCCGAGGAGGCGCTCGGGCACGTCCGGTCCGCGGCCCGCACCGTGCTGGACGAGCTGGCCGTCCTGCTCGGCCTGCTCCGTCGCGGTGAGCCGGACGCGCCGACCGAGCCGGCGCCCGGCCTGGGCCGTCTCGACGCCCTCGTCGACGGTTTCGCCGCCGCGCAGCCGGTGCGCTGGACCCTGACCGGCCGGCCCCGGCCGCTGCCGGGCGCGGTCGACGTGGCGGCCTACCGGATCGTCCAGGAGTCGCTGACCAACGCCCACCGGCACGCGCCCGGCGCGACCGTCACGGTGGGGGTGGCCTACACCGCCACCGGCGTGGTGGTGGAGATCCGCGACGACGGGCCGGGCCCGAGCGGACCGGGTGACCCCGGCACCGGTCTCGGCCTGCTCGGGATGCGGGAGCGGGCCGAGGCGGTGGGCGGCGCGTTCCACGCCGGCGCCGGGCCCGCCGGCGGCTTCCGGGTCCGCGCGGAACTGCCCGCCCCGATCCCGCAGGAGGTGGCATGA
- a CDS encoding response regulator transcription factor, which yields MTVRVLLADDQTLIRAGFRALVDSAPDLCVVGEAATGREAVERARATRADVVLMDIRMPELDGLAATREITADEDLAGVRVLILTTFEVDEYVFEALRAGASGFLGKGVEPAELLDAIRTVAAGEALLSPKATRGLIARFLAQPDPRPGATPERLRALTEREREVVTLVAAGLSNEQIAQRLVVSPLTAKTHVNRAMTKLDARDRAQLVVIAYQSGLVRADPPAR from the coding sequence ATGACCGTCCGGGTCCTGCTCGCCGACGACCAGACCCTCATCCGCGCCGGCTTCCGCGCGCTCGTCGACTCCGCGCCGGACCTGTGCGTGGTGGGGGAGGCCGCCACCGGGCGGGAGGCGGTCGAGCGGGCCCGCGCCACCCGCGCCGACGTGGTGCTGATGGACATCCGGATGCCCGAACTCGACGGCCTGGCCGCCACCCGGGAGATCACCGCCGACGAGGACCTGGCCGGCGTACGGGTGCTGATCCTGACCACGTTCGAGGTCGACGAGTACGTCTTCGAGGCGCTGCGCGCCGGCGCCAGCGGCTTCCTCGGCAAGGGCGTGGAACCGGCCGAGCTGCTCGACGCGATCCGTACCGTCGCGGCCGGGGAGGCGCTGCTGTCCCCGAAGGCCACCCGAGGGCTGATCGCCCGGTTCCTGGCCCAGCCCGACCCGCGGCCCGGGGCCACCCCGGAGCGGCTGCGGGCGCTCACCGAGCGGGAACGCGAGGTGGTCACGCTGGTCGCCGCCGGGCTGAGCAACGAGCAGATCGCCCAGCGGCTGGTGGTCTCCCCGCTGACCGCGAAGACCCACGTCAACCGCGCGATGACCAAGCTCGACGCCCGGGACCGGGCCCAACTGGTGGTGATCGCCTACCAGAGCGGGCTGGTCCGGGCCGACCCGCCGGCGCGGTAG
- a CDS encoding ABC transporter ATP-binding protein: MIEAHDLSKRYGDKLAVDALTFTVRPGAVTGFLGPNGAGKSTTMRMILGLDAPSSGTVRVNGRRYAEHRDPLRQVGALLEARAVHTGRSARNHLLAVAATHGIGRRRVDEVIDLVGLREVAGRRAGGFSLGMGQRLGIAGALLGDPAVVMLDEPVNGLDPDGIRWIRGLLKGLAAEGRTVFVSSHLMSEMAQTAEHLIVVGRGRLIADVSLAEFTRRASHGTVRVRSPQATALRDLLAGPDVTITGGEPGVLDVSGLRPETIGDRAAAAGLTLHELTPTEASLEEAFMTMTRDAVEYAGATEGADR, translated from the coding sequence ATGATCGAAGCCCACGACCTGAGCAAACGCTACGGCGACAAGCTCGCCGTCGACGCCCTGACCTTCACCGTGCGGCCCGGCGCGGTGACCGGTTTCCTCGGTCCCAACGGCGCCGGCAAGTCCACCACCATGCGCATGATCCTCGGCCTGGACGCGCCGAGCTCCGGGACCGTGCGGGTCAACGGCCGCCGCTACGCCGAGCACCGGGACCCGCTGCGTCAGGTCGGTGCGCTGCTGGAGGCCAGGGCGGTGCACACCGGCCGGTCCGCCCGCAACCACCTGCTCGCCGTGGCCGCCACCCACGGCATCGGCCGCCGCCGCGTCGACGAGGTGATCGACCTGGTCGGGCTGCGTGAGGTGGCCGGCCGGCGGGCCGGCGGCTTCTCACTGGGCATGGGCCAGCGGCTGGGCATCGCCGGCGCGCTGCTCGGCGACCCGGCCGTGGTGATGCTCGACGAGCCGGTCAACGGCCTCGACCCGGACGGCATCCGGTGGATCCGTGGCCTGCTCAAGGGCCTCGCCGCCGAGGGCCGGACGGTCTTCGTCTCGTCGCACCTGATGAGCGAGATGGCCCAGACCGCCGAGCATCTGATCGTGGTCGGCCGGGGCCGGCTGATCGCCGACGTGTCGCTCGCCGAGTTCACCCGCCGGGCCTCCCACGGCACCGTACGGGTGCGCTCGCCCCAGGCCACGGCGCTGCGCGACCTGCTGGCCGGTCCGGACGTCACCATCACCGGCGGCGAGCCCGGCGTGCTGGACGTCAGCGGGCTGCGCCCCGAGACGATCGGCGACCGGGCCGCCGCCGCCGGACTCACCCTGCACGAGCTGACCCCCACCGAGGCGTCGCTCGAAGAGGCGTTCATGACCATGACCCGTGACGCCGTCGAGTACGCCGGCGCCACCGAAGGAGCGGACCGATGA
- a CDS encoding ABC transporter permease subunit, which produces MTTAAPPATTVPTDARITVPRVVRSEWIKFRSLRSSLIMLTATVAVFAALGLGFSTFLADATIEPGTPAPPGGPSSLDPLGASLGGVNLAQLLVGTLGVLLAAGEYGTGMIRTSLAAVPARWPVLAGKVVVLAGVTLAVLVPTTLLTFLGGQAILGDQGISLADDGVPRAVLGTAGYLAAVGVLGAALGSLLRTTAGALTSVVALLLVVPGVVSLLPESWSGRISPYLPSNAGQAVMSVGGGGDLLSPGAGAAVLVVWLVALLGAALVVLRRRDA; this is translated from the coding sequence ATGACCACCGCGGCCCCACCCGCCACCACCGTCCCGACCGACGCCCGGATCACCGTCCCCCGGGTGGTCCGAAGCGAATGGATCAAGTTCCGGTCCCTGCGCTCGTCGCTGATCATGCTGACCGCGACCGTGGCGGTGTTCGCCGCGCTCGGGCTCGGCTTCTCGACGTTCCTGGCCGACGCCACGATCGAGCCGGGCACCCCGGCGCCGCCCGGCGGGCCGTCGTCGCTCGACCCGCTCGGCGCCAGCCTCGGCGGCGTCAACCTCGCCCAACTGCTCGTCGGCACGCTCGGCGTGCTGCTGGCCGCCGGCGAGTACGGCACCGGCATGATCCGGACGTCCCTCGCCGCCGTGCCGGCCCGCTGGCCGGTGCTCGCCGGCAAGGTCGTCGTGCTGGCCGGCGTCACGCTGGCCGTGCTGGTGCCGACCACGCTGCTCACCTTCCTCGGCGGGCAGGCGATCCTGGGCGACCAGGGCATCTCGCTCGCCGACGACGGCGTGCCGCGCGCGGTGCTCGGCACGGCCGGCTACCTCGCGGCAGTCGGCGTGCTCGGCGCGGCGCTCGGCTCGCTGTTGCGCACCACCGCCGGCGCGCTGACCAGCGTGGTCGCGCTGCTGCTGGTCGTGCCGGGAGTGGTGTCGCTGCTGCCGGAGAGCTGGTCGGGACGGATCTCGCCGTACCTGCCGTCCAACGCCGGGCAGGCGGTCATGAGCGTGGGCGGGGGCGGTGACCTGCTCTCCCCGGGCGCCGGCGCGGCCGTCCTCGTGGTCTGGCTGGTCGCGCTGCTCGGCGCCGCCCTGGTCGTGCTGCGCCGCCGGGACGCCTGA
- a CDS encoding response regulator transcription factor: MTGTPVRLLIADDHPVVRAGLRAVLETEPGLVVVAEAATAEEAVARAAGGDVDVVLMDLRFGAGPSGVEATAAITARPHAPRVLIVTTYDSDADTLPAIEAGATGYLLKDASPDELAAAVRAAAAGRTALAPAVADRLMNRLRTPDTALTRRETEVLGLVADGLSNQAVGRRLHLTEGTVKSHLSRIYTKLRVDSRTAAVAAATDLGIIRR, from the coding sequence GTGACCGGCACCCCGGTCCGGCTGCTGATCGCCGACGACCACCCGGTCGTCCGGGCCGGGCTGCGGGCCGTGTTGGAGACCGAACCGGGCCTGGTCGTGGTGGCCGAGGCGGCCACCGCCGAGGAGGCGGTGGCCCGCGCCGCCGGCGGCGACGTCGACGTGGTGCTGATGGACCTGCGGTTCGGCGCCGGCCCGAGCGGGGTCGAGGCGACCGCCGCCATCACCGCCCGGCCGCACGCGCCCCGGGTGCTGATCGTCACCACCTACGACAGCGACGCGGACACGCTGCCCGCGATCGAGGCGGGCGCGACCGGCTACCTGCTCAAGGACGCCTCGCCGGACGAGCTGGCCGCCGCCGTGCGGGCCGCCGCCGCCGGCCGCACCGCGCTGGCCCCGGCCGTCGCGGACCGGCTGATGAACCGGCTGCGCACGCCGGACACGGCGCTGACCCGGCGGGAGACCGAGGTGCTCGGCCTGGTCGCGGACGGGCTGTCCAACCAGGCCGTCGGCCGACGCCTGCACCTGACCGAGGGCACCGTCAAGTCGCACCTGTCGCGCATCTACACCAAGCTGCGCGTCGACTCCCGCACCGCGGCGGTCGCCGCCGCCACCGACCTCGGCATCATCCGCCGCTGA
- a CDS encoding sensor histidine kinase, with translation MTAVPALTSTARVLAWCLHLLAGVLFALAGLRAVVTGQPHAPVIAAVAAAGLLTYAAGAFLPGVRRSRRAAAWWLAAVGVGWLALTVLTVDGLWIAFPLYLLQLHLLPRRAGPVAVAVTAVTAVVAFAAHRGAVSVAGTVGPVLGAAVAVAVVRGYQALYRESERHRRLVEELTATRADLARAQHEAGVAAERERLAAEIHDTLAQGLTSIQLLLRAAGRVLPERPDTAARHVEQARQAAADNLAEARRFVAALTPPALDDTTLAGALERLCATTGARHRLAARFAVTGAPVPLPTAYEVALLRVAQAALANTVRHARASTVEVTLGYRADRVTLDVTDDGGGFDPGRLPAPGPDGGGFGLAAMRARTRALGGALTVAAAPGRGATVSARLPRTPPGGRP, from the coding sequence GTGACCGCCGTTCCCGCCCTGACCTCCACCGCCCGCGTACTGGCCTGGTGCCTGCACCTGCTGGCGGGGGTCCTCTTCGCGCTCGCCGGGCTCCGGGCCGTCGTCACCGGGCAGCCGCACGCGCCGGTGATCGCCGCGGTCGCGGCGGCGGGCCTGCTGACGTACGCGGCCGGGGCGTTCCTGCCCGGCGTCCGCCGCTCCCGACGGGCCGCCGCCTGGTGGCTGGCGGCGGTCGGCGTCGGGTGGCTGGCGCTGACCGTGCTGACCGTGGACGGGCTGTGGATCGCGTTCCCGCTCTACCTGCTGCAACTGCACCTGCTGCCCCGGCGTGCCGGGCCGGTCGCCGTCGCGGTGACCGCCGTGACGGCCGTCGTCGCCTTCGCCGCCCACCGCGGCGCGGTCAGCGTGGCCGGCACGGTCGGTCCGGTGCTCGGCGCCGCGGTCGCGGTGGCGGTGGTCCGGGGCTACCAGGCGCTCTACCGGGAGAGCGAGCGCCACCGGCGGCTGGTCGAGGAGCTGACCGCGACCCGCGCCGACCTGGCCCGGGCGCAGCACGAGGCCGGGGTGGCGGCGGAACGGGAGCGGCTGGCCGCCGAGATCCACGACACGCTGGCGCAGGGCCTGACCAGCATCCAGTTGCTGCTGCGCGCCGCCGGTCGGGTGCTGCCGGAGCGGCCGGACACCGCCGCCCGCCACGTCGAGCAGGCCCGGCAGGCGGCGGCGGACAATCTCGCCGAGGCCCGGCGCTTCGTCGCCGCGCTCACCCCACCGGCGTTGGACGACACCACACTGGCCGGCGCGTTGGAGCGTCTCTGCGCCACCACCGGCGCCCGGCACCGGCTCGCCGCCCGGTTCGCGGTCACCGGGGCCCCGGTCCCGCTGCCGACCGCGTACGAGGTCGCGCTGCTGCGCGTCGCCCAGGCGGCCCTGGCCAACACCGTGCGCCACGCCCGGGCCAGCACCGTCGAGGTGACGCTCGGCTACCGCGCCGACCGGGTGACCCTGGACGTGACCGACGACGGCGGCGGTTTCGACCCCGGGCGGCTGCCGGCTCCCGGGCCCGACGGCGGTGGGTTCGGCCTCGCCGCCATGCGGGCGCGGACCCGCGCGCTCGGCGGCGCCCTGACCGTGGCCGCCGCCCCCGGCCGGGGCGCCACCGTGTCGGCCCGGCTCCCCCGCACCCCGCCCGGCGGGCGTCCGTGA
- a CDS encoding ABC transporter permease, with translation MGTVIVLITLLVGLLSGLTAGLGRQNTSAITGLPADRIAFGGPQPSYADSTVTQRQWQRWADTPGVTAAEPLGVGTTRVTAGGRSAAVAVFGVRAGSRLAPGDLDDHTVVLSTPAATDLGLRAGDRLTVAGRELTVAAVRGDASFSHTPVVWTSLEQWRRTGNADAGTATVIALRTDAGVDVAATDRAAGTRTVRTGDSLAAIGSYRSENGSLQLMRGFLFAISALVIGAFFTVWTIQRSGDVAVLKALGASTAALLTDALGQAGVLLVGGTALGTALAAALGALVSGSDVPFVLTPATVAVPATVTIVLGMLGAALSVRRITAVDPLTALGSAR, from the coding sequence ATGGGAACCGTCATCGTGCTGATCACCCTGCTGGTCGGCCTGCTGTCCGGGCTGACCGCCGGACTGGGCCGGCAGAACACCTCCGCGATCACCGGTCTGCCCGCCGACCGGATCGCCTTCGGCGGCCCGCAGCCGTCGTACGCCGACTCGACAGTCACCCAACGGCAGTGGCAGCGCTGGGCCGACACGCCCGGCGTCACCGCCGCCGAGCCGCTCGGTGTCGGCACCACCCGGGTCACCGCCGGTGGCCGCAGCGCCGCCGTCGCCGTGTTCGGCGTCCGGGCCGGCTCCCGCCTCGCCCCCGGCGACCTCGACGACCACACGGTGGTGCTGTCCACCCCGGCCGCCACCGACCTGGGCCTGCGTGCCGGCGACCGCCTCACCGTGGCCGGCCGGGAGCTGACCGTGGCGGCGGTCCGCGGGGATGCCTCCTTCAGTCACACCCCGGTGGTGTGGACCAGCCTCGAGCAGTGGCGGCGGACCGGCAACGCCGACGCGGGCACCGCCACCGTGATCGCGCTGCGCACCGACGCCGGCGTGGACGTGGCCGCCACCGACCGGGCCGCCGGCACCCGGACCGTCCGCACCGGCGACTCGCTGGCCGCGATCGGCTCGTACCGCTCGGAGAACGGTTCGCTCCAGCTCATGCGCGGCTTCCTGTTCGCGATCTCCGCCCTGGTCATCGGCGCCTTCTTCACGGTGTGGACGATCCAGCGCAGCGGCGACGTCGCGGTCCTGAAGGCCCTCGGCGCCTCCACCGCCGCCCTGCTCACCGACGCGCTCGGGCAGGCCGGCGTCCTGCTGGTCGGCGGCACCGCGCTCGGCACCGCCCTGGCCGCCGCGCTCGGCGCGCTCGTCTCCGGCTCGGACGTGCCGTTCGTGCTGACGCCCGCCACCGTCGCCGTCCCGGCCACGGTGACGATCGTCCTCGGCATGCTCGGCGCCGCCCTGTCCGTGCGCCGCATCACCGCCGTCGACCCGCTCACCGCGCTGGGGAGCGCCCGATGA
- a CDS encoding ABC transporter ATP-binding protein — protein MSLDLTDVTLTYPDGETRLTALDHVTLSVAKGDLTAVVGPSGSGKSSLLAVAATLVTPDAGAVHVDGVATTGMGRGALAALRRRAIGIVFQQPNLLPSLTAAEQLQVMATLAGRSPAGARDRAREMLDAVGLAAQAGRRPHQLSGGQRQRVNIARALMNDPVVLLVDEPTSALDHERGAAVIDLIGRLTRERGTATVLVTHDRDHLAAAGRTVEMRDGRLHDAT, from the coding sequence ATGAGCCTGGACCTGACCGACGTCACGCTCACCTACCCGGACGGCGAGACCCGGCTCACCGCGCTCGACCACGTGACGCTCTCGGTCGCGAAGGGCGACCTGACCGCCGTGGTCGGCCCGTCCGGGTCGGGCAAGTCCAGCCTGCTCGCGGTCGCCGCCACGCTCGTCACCCCGGACGCCGGCGCCGTCCACGTCGACGGCGTCGCCACCACCGGGATGGGCCGCGGCGCGCTCGCCGCGCTGCGCCGGCGCGCGATCGGCATCGTCTTCCAGCAGCCCAACCTGCTGCCGTCGCTGACCGCCGCCGAGCAGCTCCAGGTGATGGCCACCCTCGCCGGCCGGTCGCCGGCCGGGGCCCGGGACCGGGCGCGGGAGATGCTCGACGCGGTCGGGCTCGCCGCCCAGGCCGGTCGGCGCCCGCACCAGCTCTCCGGCGGCCAGCGTCAGCGGGTCAACATCGCCCGCGCCCTGATGAACGACCCGGTCGTCCTGCTTGTCGACGAGCCGACCAGCGCGCTCGACCACGAGCGCGGCGCCGCCGTCATCGACCTGATCGGCCGGCTCACCCGCGAGCGGGGCACCGCCACGGTGCTGGTCACCCACGACCGCGACCACCTCGCCGCCGCCGGCCGGACCGTGGAGATGCGCGACGGCCGCCTGCACGACGCGACCTGA
- a CDS encoding sensor histidine kinase, producing the protein MGYVRRRVRASVDAWAHLVGGSGTALLAWGALLWVLAVAVACLVGVGLLLVPGALRAVRSVADRERARLSRWGGPLPEVGRSPADPRAALRDPVVRRELGWVGLHAVLGLGIGLLGLALPLYAAQDLTFPLWFRLLRPEDGAPGVFWWRIDGLPDALLVGLAGVAWLIAAVAFGPALARAQARPGRWLLAPPPGVDLSLRVAELTVTRAAALDAHAVELRRIERSLHDGTQNRLVAVNVLLGAARRAVRRDPTRADEILERAQQAAEQALGELRTVVRGILPPVLDDRGLVGALAGLAGGCAVPCRLTVDVPVRCAVAVEATAYFVVAEALTNVVRHSGAGAVDVAVRRERDRLLVTVADDGHGDADETRGSGLTGIRRRVEAYDGRMTLTSPRGGPTTMHVELPCGS; encoded by the coding sequence ATGGGGTACGTGCGCAGGCGGGTCCGCGCCTCGGTGGACGCGTGGGCGCACCTCGTCGGCGGGTCGGGCACCGCGCTGCTGGCGTGGGGCGCGCTGCTCTGGGTGCTCGCCGTCGCCGTCGCCTGCCTGGTCGGCGTCGGGCTGCTGCTGGTCCCCGGCGCGTTGCGCGCGGTGCGTTCGGTGGCCGACCGGGAACGCGCCCGGTTGTCCCGCTGGGGCGGTCCGCTCCCCGAGGTCGGACGGTCCCCGGCCGACCCGCGCGCGGCGCTGCGCGACCCGGTGGTCCGGCGGGAGTTGGGCTGGGTGGGGCTGCACGCGGTGCTCGGCCTCGGCATCGGGCTGCTGGGTCTCGCGCTGCCGCTCTACGCCGCGCAGGACCTCACCTTTCCACTGTGGTTCCGGCTGTTGCGGCCCGAGGACGGCGCGCCGGGGGTCTTCTGGTGGCGGATCGACGGGCTGCCCGACGCGCTCCTGGTCGGGCTGGCCGGGGTGGCGTGGCTGATCGCCGCGGTCGCGTTCGGCCCGGCGCTGGCGCGCGCCCAGGCCCGGCCGGGCCGCTGGTTGCTCGCCCCGCCGCCCGGGGTCGACCTGTCGCTGCGGGTCGCCGAGCTCACCGTCACCCGGGCCGCCGCGCTGGACGCGCACGCGGTGGAGTTGCGCCGCATCGAACGGTCGCTGCACGACGGCACCCAGAACCGGCTGGTCGCGGTGAACGTGCTGCTGGGCGCCGCGCGGCGGGCCGTCCGACGGGACCCGACCCGGGCCGACGAGATCCTCGAACGGGCCCAGCAGGCGGCGGAGCAGGCGCTCGGCGAGCTGCGGACGGTGGTGCGCGGCATCCTGCCGCCGGTGCTGGACGACCGGGGGCTCGTCGGCGCGCTGGCCGGCCTGGCCGGCGGGTGCGCGGTGCCGTGCCGGCTCACCGTCGACGTCCCGGTGCGGTGCGCGGTCGCGGTCGAGGCCACCGCCTACTTCGTGGTGGCCGAGGCGCTGACCAACGTGGTCCGGCACAGCGGCGCGGGCGCGGTGGACGTCGCGGTGCGCCGCGAGCGGGACCGGCTGCTGGTGACCGTCGCCGACGACGGACACGGCGACGCGGACGAGACGCGTGGCTCCGGCCTGACCGGCATCCGGCGGCGGGTCGAGGCGTACGACGGCCGGATGACGCTGACCAGTCCCCGGGGAGGACCGACGACAATGCACGTGGAGCTGCCATGCGGATCGTGA
- a CDS encoding response regulator transcription factor: MRIVIAEDDALLREGLALLLRAEDLDVVATAGDPDGFLAAVDAHGPDVAIVDVRMPPTHTDEGIVAAVEARRRRPGLAVLVLSAYVEQTFATELFSVGAAGLGYLLKERVGRVEEFLGALHRVAAGGSVIDPEVVGQLLARNRRADDALAQLSPREHEVLALMAEGLGNTAIAERLFVTEGAVHKHIRNIFAKLQLPPDDRADRRVTAVLRYLNDGRRAA, encoded by the coding sequence ATGCGGATCGTGATCGCCGAGGACGATGCGCTGCTGCGCGAGGGGCTGGCGCTGCTGCTGCGGGCCGAGGACCTGGACGTGGTGGCCACCGCCGGCGACCCGGACGGGTTCCTGGCCGCGGTGGACGCGCACGGGCCCGACGTGGCGATCGTCGACGTGCGGATGCCGCCCACCCACACCGACGAGGGCATCGTCGCCGCGGTCGAGGCACGTCGCCGCCGGCCCGGCCTCGCGGTGCTGGTGCTGTCCGCGTACGTCGAGCAGACGTTCGCCACCGAGTTGTTCTCGGTCGGCGCCGCCGGCCTCGGGTACCTGCTCAAGGAACGCGTCGGGCGGGTCGAGGAGTTCCTGGGCGCGCTGCACCGGGTCGCGGCCGGCGGCAGCGTCATCGACCCGGAGGTGGTCGGGCAGCTGCTGGCCCGCAACCGTCGCGCCGACGACGCGTTGGCGCAGTTGTCGCCGCGCGAGCACGAGGTGCTGGCGCTGATGGCGGAGGGCCTCGGCAACACCGCGATCGCCGAGCGGCTGTTCGTCACCGAGGGCGCGGTGCACAAGCACATCCGCAACATCTTCGCGAAGCTCCAGCTTCCGCCGGACGACCGCGCGGACCGTCGGGTCACCGCCGTGCTGCGCTACCTCAACGACGGCCGGCGCGCCGCCTGA
- a CDS encoding serine hydrolase domain-containing protein — MTRRTRPLAAGALAVLTATALGVPAASAAPTRTDRPDVLQQHLDRLVADQHFPGALASVRGADGRVRDRTAGVGDLRTGRGVPTDGRVRIGSNTKTFTAVVVLQLVGEGRIDLDATVERYLPGLVRGHGNDGRRITVRQLLQQTSGLPDYDDVLFTAPQDLVDRAHAYLEPRRLVDAALTRPRRHAPGTTWEYSNTNYVLAGLIVERVTERPIGEEITRRIIAPLRLRDTSWPAAGDQRLTGRHPQGYVAVAPDAPWVDVTEMDPSLGWSAGQLISTPGDLRTFFEALLAGRLLRPAQQAAMMRTVDAPGFEPTGGWAYGLGIARHDLPCGGHAWGHGGDIQGFETRNLATTDGRGAVVAVTGLPTSPEMLEAVTDSVDAALCAR; from the coding sequence ATGACCCGCCGAACCCGTCCGCTCGCCGCCGGCGCGCTGGCCGTGCTGACCGCCACCGCCCTGGGCGTGCCCGCCGCGTCCGCCGCACCCACCCGGACCGACCGGCCCGACGTGCTCCAGCAGCACCTCGACCGGCTGGTCGCGGACCAGCACTTCCCCGGCGCGCTGGCCTCCGTGCGCGGCGCCGACGGCCGGGTGCGCGACCGCACCGCCGGGGTCGGCGACCTGCGGACCGGTCGCGGCGTGCCCACCGACGGCCGGGTGCGCATCGGCAGCAACACCAAGACCTTCACCGCGGTGGTCGTCCTCCAACTCGTCGGCGAGGGCCGGATCGACCTGGACGCCACCGTCGAGCGCTACCTGCCCGGCCTGGTGCGGGGCCACGGCAACGACGGGCGGCGGATCACGGTACGCCAGTTGCTCCAGCAGACCAGCGGCCTGCCCGACTACGACGACGTGCTGTTCACCGCGCCGCAGGACCTGGTGGACCGCGCGCACGCGTACCTCGAACCGCGGCGGCTGGTGGACGCGGCGCTGACCCGGCCGCGGCGTCACGCCCCGGGCACGACGTGGGAGTACAGCAACACCAACTACGTCCTGGCCGGCCTGATCGTCGAGCGGGTCACCGAACGCCCGATCGGCGAGGAGATCACCCGGCGGATCATCGCGCCGCTGCGACTGCGCGACACCTCCTGGCCGGCGGCCGGGGACCAGCGCCTCACCGGCCGGCACCCGCAGGGCTACGTGGCGGTCGCGCCGGACGCGCCGTGGGTCGACGTGACCGAGATGGACCCGTCCCTGGGCTGGTCCGCCGGGCAGCTCATCTCGACACCGGGCGACCTGCGGACGTTCTTCGAGGCGTTGCTGGCCGGCCGGTTGCTCCGACCCGCGCAGCAGGCGGCCATGATGCGCACGGTCGACGCGCCCGGGTTCGAGCCCACCGGGGGCTGGGCGTACGGCCTGGGGATCGCCCGGCACGACCTGCCGTGCGGTGGCCACGCCTGGGGGCACGGCGGCGACATCCAGGGCTTCGAGACGCGCAACCTGGCCACCACGGACGGACGCGGCGCGGTGGTCGCGGTGACCGGGCTCCCGACGTCGCCGGAGATGCTCGAGGCGGTCACCGACAGCGTCGACGCGGCGCTCTGCGCCCGCTGA